TATAGCTCAGTTAATGACTCGCCCTGGTGTAGGTCGTCAAGCAGTTTCTAGAAACCCCAATGCACCCACCGAGGCACTGGCAGAACTAGCCCAGGACAGCAATAGTACAACCCGGAATTGGGTAGCTGAAAATCCTGGTACTCCAACTAATATTTTGGTGCAACTTACCAGACAACCTGTAGAGAAAACAATTAATAATATTTCAAGTGTACGTGAGACTGTACTGAAAAATCCCAATTTTCCTCCCCTTGAACGTTATCGGTTATTGCTAGCTATAGAGGAGGAGCAAGAAACTGCAAACGCTCATCAATTAATGGCTCGTCGCACTAATAGTTCTTATGCTTTGGCGCAAGTTGTGGAAAAGGGAGATCAAAAAGCCAAACTAACCGCAGCACGTAGCAATCAAACTCCGATTCAAATATTGGAACAACTGGCAAAAGATCCAGATGAAACTGTGCGTCAAGCTGTCTCGCAAAACTCCAATTTACCCCTCAATCGATTGCTCGAACTTGCACGAGATTCCAGTGTAAAAATTCGACAGGCACTTGCGTATAAATCATCTCATAATAAAATACCAACGCCTATTCAACTATTAGAAATACTAGCGCAAGATGAATCTGAGCAAGTCAGAGCCAAAGTTGCAGAACATCCTGATTCATCTGTTGAAATTTTGACACGGTTAGCCAACGATACTAGCCGTGAAGTCAAATCAAGACTGACTGCTAACCCCAATACTCCAGTCACAATTCTCACTCGCTTGGGATTAGAAGAAAATCTGGTAAATCAACGCAATCCCAATACACCAGGAATTGTGCTTGCTCAGGCGGTTAAAAGCATGAATAGCAAAAATCTCGCTGATTTTATTAAACATCCTGTCAAAGGTTCACAAATGCCTGCTGAAACTTTGTCACAGTTAGCAAGTCACACCGATAGTTCAGTGCGTTATCGAGTCGCATCTCACCATAATACACCAGCCACCGTTTTAAGACAGTTAGCTAGAGACTCTTATGTAGCTACAGTTCGTGCTGTCGCCAGTAATGCTAATACATTTCCTGAAACTTTGGAAGTGCTAGCTAGTCACCCAGATTTTACAACTCGTTTGGAAGTTGTTCGCAATCCCAACACACCGCCTCGCGCACTTGCTCAAATTGTTCTGAGTACCCAAAATTCAGGAAATACGCCAAATCAAACAGTACATATGCTCAAAAGTGCATTTCCGGGCGATCATAATGATGTGCTGCGTTCAATAGCTGGTAATCCTCGCACACCTATTGAGGCATTGGAGATTTTAGCAAGAAGAGAATTTATCGGTGCAACACCCGATCGTCACTCGATTCTTCCACCCACAACTGATGATAATATAGTGCGATCGCTTGCATACAACCCCAGCTTAACACCACAACTACTGAGCATTCTTGTGCAAGATCCTTATGTAGAAGTGCGTGTTTGTTTAGTTCGGCATCCCAATTTGACAGAGGCGTTGTGGTTACAGTTAGCAGAAGATACAGAAATCTCCGTGCGTGAAGCTGTTGCGGCTACAATCAACGCACCTGTAAGCGTTTTGGAATTACTAGCGCAGGATGAACAAGTAGAGGTGCGAATCAAGGTAGCGACTAACCCCAATACACCAATTACTGTCTTACAAGTTCTCGCAGGTGATGAAAACTCCAGTGTCCGCACTGCTGCGGCTAGCAATTCTAACCTACCTGAAACAATACTGACACAACTGGCAACCGATAAAAAAGTCGAAGTCCGCCGCGCAGTTGCTCAAAATCCCAACACCCCTGCACCCATCCGCGAAAGCCTCCGCGATTTGATTATACAACCCACCACCCGCCAAACTAGTCCCACCTTGCGCGGACTCAACCGCCTCTACAACCCCAGCACCGATGATTTAGTCAGCATACTTGCAGAATACGCGAGTTCAGAAAATGCCTTTGTGCGGTTTGTGACACTCCTCCACCCGCTAACTCCCCATGAAGTGCTGACTCAAGCGGCGCAGTCTGCATCCTGGCTGGAACGCTACGCCGTTGCTGATAATTCTGGGACTCCAAGCATTTTACGCCAGCAACTTGCTCAAGATAGCAACCGGATTGTCCGCGCAGCCGCTAGAGTTAATACTAATTCGTAATTCGTAGTTCGTAATTCGTAATTAAGAGATGTCAGATTTCGTGGGGGTTTCAGGGTTTGAATTTGTTGCTGGATTTTAGAGAATTGGTATAACTTGTAAATAATTGAGGATGTTGCAGATGGCATACAGTGATTTCACACTTGCCAAAGTTCGAGAAACCTTTCAACTTGTAATTGATGAAAAGCGCAATCTATTCAAAGATGTGTCGCCTATTCAACCTTCCGCTAGCTTAACAACGCTCTTAGAAGAATATACTCAACTAGCAACTGCCATCAATACTGAAAAAGCCCGTTCCGAATTACTAATTATGCCAGCTCTTACGGAAGTTAGACGACAGTTAAATTATCAAATCTCACTGTTTTCTGGAACAGATTTTGATGTAGATAGTAGTAAAGGATTGAATGGATTTTGTGATTTCATTCTCTGTGGTTCTGAAGAACAGTTTTATATTAAAGCGCCTGTGCTTACAATTATTGAGGCGAAAAATGAAAATATCAAAGGTGGTTTAGGACAATGTATTGCCACTATGATAGCTGCCCAATTATTCAATCAAAATACTCAACAAGAAGTTAAAACAATCTATGGAGTTGTCACTAGTGGAACCAATTGGCGATTTTTAATGTTGGAAGGACTAACAGGATACATTGACATAGTTGAATACTACATCAATGATGTTGATAAAATTGTTGGTATTCTGTTGCAACCATTTCAATCTGCTTTGCTACAAACGTCTTCCTAAATCAGTCATTCTCTTAACATAGAGACTAACTGCAAATATTAACATATCCGCCAATAAAAAAGTAAATTATACCTATTAAACTATGCAGCCAGAAACAGAGCAAATTCTAGGAACACTAGAAGTTATTATTGAGCCTAATTCAAATTTTAATTTACCCGGACATGAAGACGGTGGATATATTTCTCCATTTGTTTGGGAAGTTTCTGAATATGGAGAATTTAATATACTAAAATTGAGTATTATCAAAGACTGGTTAAAATTGACAGACGTTGATAAAACAATTGCAGGCTGGCAAGAAATGGAGTATTTGAGTATTTTTAATAACTTTGGTTTTGAAAAAGATGAGAAGAATAATAGGTCAAATAAAATAAAAGCCTTATTTGAAATACTGAGTGATAAATTGCAAGACTTAGAATCTTTTGATTTAAAAGTTTCCTGTTACTTATCACCCAATACTTCAATCGGTATTATTGTTGGTAAAACAATAGATAGTGATTGGATTTGTGTTTGTCCTACCATTTATAAAGAAACAGAAATTTCCCAACAGCAAATTTTTCGCTCTGAGCAGCTTCAATCAATTAGCACTAAACCATTAAATGAGAATACATTAACTTTAGTTTCAGAAATCAAAGCAATTACTTTAGAATTAGGAACAATTCATTTAGAAGGCGATTTTGGTGGTGGTTATTACTATAGCTATGAACACCAAATTGTCTATGCTGCTGCTGAGACTAAAGAGCGGGCTATTGAAATTACTTTGCAGGCTTCGGGAATGCTGGAAATAAGTAAATTTCATAATTTTTACCCTGATAAACAATACTTCCAAAATGAGAATAGTGGCTCAGAAACCAAATATTTAAAATATCAGCAAGTAAATAAATTTTTAGCTTCTACTTTTCCAGAAGTAATGATGTATAGATTCAGCTTTCTGACCGAGGAAAATATATACATAATCGGTAAAGTTTTGGGTGGAGATTGGGCAGGGCTTTATCTAGAAAGTGAATTTGTTTATAATCCCTAAAAGTATGTTGATGGTCGCAACAATAGCCGTAAACTTAGCCAGTTTATGAACCAGTGTTTAGCTAATTGTACTTATTACAGTATCAGTTTTTGGGATGTTGACTACTCCTATGAAGTCGGACAAACGCCAGCAGGAGATTGGCTAGGCGTGCGATCGCAAAGCGAATTTGAGTACAATCCTTAGAAAGAGTAGCAAAAACCTAATGTCTAAAAAGTCTGATTCGCAGTTCCAAAATCTGTTTACTTCACAAATTTGATTTGTGAGAATTGCTCAAAAAGAATTTGCTTAAGATGCTGCAACAACAGCACGGTCATTTACTAACTTGCCATCTTCCATATAAACGATGCGATCGGCAATATCTAGAATGCGGTTATCATGAGTAACCAAAAGAATGGTACAATCTTGTTGCTTAGCTAGTTTTTGCATGAGGTTGACCACATCTCGTCCCGATTTACTGTCAAGGGCGGCGGTGGGTTCATCCGCTAAGACTATTTTAGGACGACCAACTAACGCACGAGCGATCGCAACTCTTTGTTTTTGTCCCCCAGATAAATCATCAGGATAATAATTCAAGCGTTCTCCTAATCCTACCTCCTCTAATATTTGGGCTGACCGGGTTTTCATTTCTGCTCGGTGAAATATTATTATGCACTTCCAAGCCCATTCTGACGTTTTGGAGTGCTGTTAGGCTACCATGCAAGTTATGTGCTTGGAAAATATAACCGTTACTGCGTCGCACCTGGGTAAGTTGTGCTTTGCTAGCGCCACACAGTTCTTGTTCCAATATCTGCAAACTGCCGGATTGGGCAGAACGCAAGCCGCCTGCTAAGGTGAGAAGTGTAGTCTTACCAGAACCAGAAGGCCCTGTCATAATAATAATTTCGCCGGCGTTAATATCCAGGTTGATATCAAAAAGAACTTGCTTGCGGAGTTGACCATGACCAAAATAGTGGTCGAGATTTTTAACAGAGATTACAGGTTGACTACTCATAAATAGCTTAATTACTGGTAATGTTCGTCATTGGTCATTTGTCATTTGCAAAGGACAAAGGACAAATGACAAATGACAAATTTAAAACATATCTGCGGGGTCAGCAGATTGTAATTTACGGGTGGCGATCGCACCAGAAATTACACACATAATCATAGTGAGTGTTAATACCGTCAAGGCTCGTCCTACGGTCATATAAAGTGGTAAATTGGTGGCATTACGAGTTAAAGCATAAAGTCCTAAAGGTGCGATCGCTCCGGGAATAAACCCTAAAACTGCCAAAATTATCGCCTCTTCAAACACCACACCTAATAAGTAGAGATTGTTATACCCCATTGCTTTGAAAGTGGCGTATTCTTTTATATGAGAATTCACATCTGTAGAAAGAACTTGATAGACGATAATCACGCCCACTATAAATCCCATTGCTACACCCAGGCTGAAGATAAACCCGATGGCTGTATTTGTTTTCCAGTAATTTATTTCAAATTCGATAAATTCTGCTCTGGTTAAAACTTTGACATCATCATCTAAATGAGCTTCTAAAGCTGCTTTCATCTGCTTTGGGTCGTAGCCTGGTTGTAGTTGCACCAAACCAAGACTGACACCGCTAGCTTCTCGTCTGGGAAATAGTCGCAGAAAGTTCTGGTCGTTGGTGATTAAAGTGCCATCGGCGATGAAGGAAGCGCCGACTGAAAATAAGCCGCTAATAGTAATTGTCCGGCGTTCTATTTCGGTTGTGACAGTTTTACCTTGGTCAATTTTGGCGATCGCATCATTATAATCTCCTCTAGAGGCGCGATCGAACAAAACGGTATCTGGTAGCTTAACAGCATCTATCTGGCGGTTCACATCTGCTAAGTTAAACACTTGCCGATCGGGATTGAACCCCATAACTAATATTGTCGTCTTCTGTTGTGTTTGGGGATTTTTCCAATCAACAATGTTGACATACATTCCTTCTGCTGACTTTACACCTGGTATATCCATTGCTTGATACAGCCGTCGCCGCGTAAAGCTAGACATATTTGCTAGGTTGCGTGCTTGGGGACTGATGACAAACATATCAGCCTCCATACTCCGATGCAGGATTGTGTTACTTTCAAACAGGGCAGTCTGAAACCCTAGCTGCATGAACATCAAAACATCGGCAAAGGCAATGCCTGACAATGCTACCAAAAGACGTCCTTTTTCATGACTCAGTTGCAGCCATCCTAAAGGTGTTCGCCGCCGCAGTTGCTGGATAAATCCAATCACAGTTCAATTACCGCCTTGACTTGCAAATTAGTTAAGCTAGAAGCATTTTGGCTAGATAGTTTATTCAGTTGCACATGGACTTCCACTACTCTGGCATCAATATTGCTAGAAGGATCGGTGTTAATCAGATTTTGCCGCTTTACCTGCATACCAATCCAATCCACTCTTCCCTCTAATTCATTGCGGAGGGAATCACTGCTTACCAGCACCTCTTGTCCCGGACGCACTTTCTTGATATCACTTTGGTAGACTTCTACTACTGCATACATCTGGTCGGTTTGCCCTAGAGCCACAATTCCTTCATTGCCAACAGTTTCTCCGGCTCGTGTATTAATCTCCAAAATTCGACCAGCTTTAGGAGCCACAACGTATGCCTGTGCCAGTTCTGCTCTAATTTTCTCCACGGTGGCTTGAGCGCTGTCTACCTCTGCTTGTGCATTTGCTATATCTGTAGGACGGACTTCAGCAGTTTGATTCAGGTTAGCTTTTGCTTCGTTAATCTGCTGTTGCAAGCTGGCGAGGGTTTGATCCTGATTAGCTTTTGCTTCGTTAATCTGCTGTTGTAGGGTTGCGACAGTTCTTGTCTGAGTGGCTTGGCTTTCAATTAACGCTTGAGTGGAAGTTTCGGCACTTAAACGTCTGCTATCAACTTCCTGACTAGAAATTGCTCCTGCTCTGTATAAAGTCTCGTAGCGCTGCACGTCAGCTTGAGCATTACGTCTCTCGGCTGCCACGCGAGCAACTGTTGCTTGCAAGCTGCGTTGTTGCCCAAGGAGTTCTGCTTCTAGACGATTAATTGTGGCTTGCTGAGTTTTAATGTTTCCTTGTAGTTCTACTTGCACACGATTCACAGTTGCTTGACGCGCTCCAATTTCTCCCTGTTTGGCTCCAGCTTTTACCTGGTTAAGGCGGGATTTGGCAACTTGAACTTGTTTTTGGGCTTCACTCAAAGTAGCTTGTAGGCGATCGCGGTTGTCCATAATCGCAATTACCTGCCCGGCTTTGACGCGATCGCCTTCTTTCACCAATAGTTGCTCTACCCGATTCCCTTCATTAGAAGAAGGCGCTGACAGTTTGATTATTTCTCCCTTTGGTTCCAACCGCCCTAATGCTGTTACTGTTTTTACCACAGGCTGAATTGCTACTGGTGCTGTTTGCTTTTCATTAGCTGTAGCCTGAAGCTTCATCACCGCATAAACACTGATTCCACCTATTGCTAGAGATGTAAGTATTGCAAGTAGAAGTGGCGATCGCAAAAGATTCTGAGAAGACCTCCAACCCTCTGAATT
This portion of the Nostoc sp. GT001 genome encodes:
- the devC gene encoding ABC transporter permease DevC, yielding MIGFIQQLRRRTPLGWLQLSHEKGRLLVALSGIAFADVLMFMQLGFQTALFESNTILHRSMEADMFVISPQARNLANMSSFTRRRLYQAMDIPGVKSAEGMYVNIVDWKNPQTQQKTTILVMGFNPDRQVFNLADVNRQIDAVKLPDTVLFDRASRGDYNDAIAKIDQGKTVTTEIERRTITISGLFSVGASFIADGTLITNDQNFLRLFPRREASGVSLGLVQLQPGYDPKQMKAALEAHLDDDVKVLTRAEFIEFEINYWKTNTAIGFIFSLGVAMGFIVGVIIVYQVLSTDVNSHIKEYATFKAMGYNNLYLLGVVFEEAIILAVLGFIPGAIAPLGLYALTRNATNLPLYMTVGRALTVLTLTMIMCVISGAIATRKLQSADPADMF
- a CDS encoding nuclease A inhibitor family protein, giving the protein MQPETEQILGTLEVIIEPNSNFNLPGHEDGGYISPFVWEVSEYGEFNILKLSIIKDWLKLTDVDKTIAGWQEMEYLSIFNNFGFEKDEKNNRSNKIKALFEILSDKLQDLESFDLKVSCYLSPNTSIGIIVGKTIDSDWICVCPTIYKETEISQQQIFRSEQLQSISTKPLNENTLTLVSEIKAITLELGTIHLEGDFGGGYYYSYEHQIVYAAAETKERAIEITLQASGMLEISKFHNFYPDKQYFQNENSGSETKYLKYQQVNKFLASTFPEVMMYRFSFLTEENIYIIGKVLGGDWAGLYLESEFVYNP
- a CDS encoding ABC exporter membrane fusion protein, with protein sequence MRENRNSEGWRSSQNLLRSPLLLAILTSLAIGGISVYAVMKLQATANEKQTAPVAIQPVVKTVTALGRLEPKGEIIKLSAPSSNEGNRVEQLLVKEGDRVKAGQVIAIMDNRDRLQATLSEAQKQVQVAKSRLNQVKAGAKQGEIGARQATVNRVQVELQGNIKTQQATINRLEAELLGQQRSLQATVARVAAERRNAQADVQRYETLYRAGAISSQEVDSRRLSAETSTQALIESQATQTRTVATLQQQINEAKANQDQTLASLQQQINEAKANLNQTAEVRPTDIANAQAEVDSAQATVEKIRAELAQAYVVAPKAGRILEINTRAGETVGNEGIVALGQTDQMYAVVEVYQSDIKKVRPGQEVLVSSDSLRNELEGRVDWIGMQVKRQNLINTDPSSNIDARVVEVHVQLNKLSSQNASSLTNLQVKAVIEL